In Bacillus rossius redtenbacheri isolate Brsri chromosome 15, Brsri_v3, whole genome shotgun sequence, one genomic interval encodes:
- the LOC134539563 gene encoding arginine-hydroxylase NDUFAF5, mitochondrial — MEQTRSVLLRLCRPSSALARRLHLDPRLAQAGRPAPSIFCRRAKLLQRERAARAPDAPLYDYLKDEVGARLADRVLDIRRDFAAAANLGCGRGHVSRHLPAERVGRLYLCDACAGWLEAAPAPEGVSAERRAVDEEGPLPFAAASLDLVISSLALHWVNDLPAALGEAHRCLREDGALLTAMFGGDTLYELRSALQLANLERRGGAAPHVSPFAQVRDVGALLTQAGFTMLTIDTDELVVGYPSMLELMGDLKGMGESNAALRRALHLGRERLVAAASVYDRLYGRDEAGRRSVPATFQVIYALGWKPSASQPRPLARGSGQVSLRDLHRLDEIIRDSKKVPLDPE; from the coding sequence ATGGAGCAGACGAGGAGTGTGTTGTTGAGGTTATGTAGGCCCAGCTCGGCCCTGGCGCGGCGCCTGCACCTGGACCCGCGGCTCGCGCAGGCTGGGCGCCCCGCACCGAGCATCTTCTGCCGGCGCGCCAAGCTGCTGCAGCGCGAGCGAGCCGCCCGCGCGCCCGACGCGCCGCTCTACGACTACCTCAAGGACGAGGTGGGCGCGCGGCTGGCGGACCGCGTGCTGGACATCCGGCGGGACTTCGCGGCGGCGGCGAACCTGGGCTGCGGCCGCGGCCACGTGTCCCGGCACCTGCCCGCGGAGCGCGTGGGGCGGCTGTACCTGTGCGACGCCTGCGCGGGCTGGCTGGAGGCGGCGCCCGCCCCCGAGGGCGTGTCCGCGGAGCGCCGGGCCGTGGACGAGGAGGGCCCGCTGCCCTTCGCCGCCGCCTCGCTGGACCTGGTGATCAGCAGCCTGGCGCTGCACTGGGTGAACGACCTGCCCGCGGCGCTGGGCGAGGCGCATCGCTGCCTGCGCGAGGACGGGGCCCTGCTGACCGCCATGTTCGGGGGCGACACCCTGTACGAGCTGCGCTCCGCCCTGCAGCTGGCCAACCTGGAGCGCCGGGGCGGGGCGGCGCCCCACGTGTCGCCCTTCGCCCAGGTGCGCGATGTGGGCGCGCTGCTGACGCAGGCCGGCTTCACCATGCTCACCATCGACACGGACGAGCTGGTGGTGGGATACCCCTCCATGCTGGAGCTCATGGGTGACCTGAAGGGCATGGGCGAGAGCAACGCCGCGCTGCGCCGCGCGCTGCACCTGGGCCGCGAGCGCCTGGTGGCGGCGGCCAGCGTCTACGACCGGCTGTACGGGCGCGACGAGGCCGGGCGGAGGTCCGTGCCGGCCACCTTCCAGGTGATCTACGCGCTGGGCTGGAAGCCGAGCGCCTCGCAGCCGCGCCCGCTGGCCCGCGGCTCCGGGCAGGTGTCCCTCCGGGACCTGCACCGCCTGGACGAGATCATCCGCGACAGCAAGAAGGTGCCGCTGGACCCGGAGTAG